In Methylocystis echinoides, one genomic interval encodes:
- a CDS encoding cytochrome b/b6 domain-containing protein, translating into MLRKASTRRGKLVHPLFVRVTHWINAFAAIAMLMSGLRIYNAAPLYEVRFPGELTLGGWLAGALAWHFAAMWLLLLNGFAYLGYGVFSGHFLRRILDVRPIAAYRNVKLEMKHLLLHGTGDYNIVQRVLYVLAIGDMLLLFFSGLALWKPVQLHELTKLLGGYDQARHIHFAGMAILASFIVIHGGVALAVKGTIASMVTGRLTKAYAKERQSR; encoded by the coding sequence ATGTTGCGGAAGGCGTCAACAAGGAGAGGGAAGCTCGTTCATCCGCTCTTCGTGCGCGTGACGCATTGGATCAACGCCTTTGCCGCGATCGCCATGCTGATGAGCGGCTTGCGGATTTACAACGCGGCCCCGCTGTATGAGGTGCGCTTTCCAGGCGAATTGACGCTCGGGGGCTGGCTGGCCGGCGCGCTCGCATGGCATTTCGCTGCGATGTGGCTCTTGCTTCTCAACGGGTTCGCCTATCTTGGCTATGGGGTCTTTTCTGGCCACTTCCTGCGCAGAATCCTCGACGTCCGGCCCATCGCCGCGTACCGCAACGTCAAACTGGAGATGAAACATCTTCTGCTCCATGGAACCGGCGACTACAATATCGTGCAGCGCGTTCTCTATGTCCTCGCGATCGGCGACATGTTACTGCTTTTCTTCTCGGGGCTGGCCCTTTGGAAGCCGGTTCAGTTGCACGAACTGACTAAACTCCTCGGCGGCTATGATCAGGCGCGCCATATCCATTTTGCCGGCATGGCGATCCTCGCGTCGTTCATCGTGATCCACGGCGGCGTCGCTCTTGCCGTGAAGGGGACGATCGCATCCATGGTGACGGGACGCTTAACCAAGGCGTATGCAAAGGAGCGGCAGAGCCGATGA